The Caldisericota bacterium genome contains the following window.
TGAGTTAAATAAAGACCTTCTTGCTCTGGCGATTAAAGGATTAAAAGGAAAACATGATTTTTCTATTTTTGCAAATAAAAATAGGTCAATTCCACGCAGAAATAATATTTGTGAGTTGCTCGAAATTGGTTTTATAGAAAAAAATAGTCTACTTGTTTTTTATTTTTTTGGTAACCGATTTCTATATCACATGGTGCGTAGAATGGCGTACTATTTGATAAAAGCAGGAGAAGGTGCTATAAAAAAGGATTATCTGAAAGATCCATTTAATGTAAGTGACATTCCGTACACAAGACAAGTACTTTCCCCAGAACCGCTTTTTTTAGTAAATGTTGTCTACAATTCATTGACTAAATTTTAAAATATGCTATCATTTTTTACAGTTACTGCGCATTATAGGAGGAGTAATAACTATGGAAAGGATTACGAAATTTGTTAACTCAAGGGATGTAAATAAAAAGTGGTATTTAATCGACGCAAAAGGGCAGGCTGTTGGTAGAGTTGCTGTTGAAGCGGCAAAAATTTTGAGAGGTAAAAATAAACCTACTTTTACCTCGAATATTAATATGGGAGATAATGTCATTGTGATTAATGCTGCTAAAGTAAAGGTAACGGGAAGAAAACTTGCTAATAAGCTTTATTATAGACATGCTACGAATTATGTCGGCAACTTAAAAAGGTTTACGCTGGGAAATATATTAGGTGACAAACCTCAATTTACTATAGAACATGCTGTGCGGTTGATGCTCCCTAAAAATAAACTTGGAAGAAAAATGCTTAAGGGCCTAAGAGTGTATAGAGATGACAAGTATCCTCAAGAAATAAAGGTTACAAAAGCTGAAGAAGCTATTAAAGCTCCAGAGGTTAAAGAAACCGAAGAAGTTAAAGAGGCTTCAAAAACTGTCAAAGCAGAGGAAGCCATCAAAGCTTCGAAAGTTAAAGAAGCCCCAAAAACTGTAAAGGTTAAAAAAACTGTAAAGGCTCCGAAGATGGAAGAAGCTGCGAAGACTAAAGAAACTAAAAAAGTGGGAAAAGCTAAAGAAGTTAAAAAAGTTGCAAAAGTCAAAGAG
Protein-coding sequences here:
- the rplM gene encoding 50S ribosomal protein L13, whose product is MERITKFVNSRDVNKKWYLIDAKGQAVGRVAVEAAKILRGKNKPTFTSNINMGDNVIVINAAKVKVTGRKLANKLYYRHATNYVGNLKRFTLGNILGDKPQFTIEHAVRLMLPKNKLGRKMLKGLRVYRDDKYPQEIKVTKAEEAIKAPEVKETEEVKEASKTVKAEEAIKASKVKEAPKTVKVKKTVKAPKMEEAAKTKETKKVGKAKEVKKVAKVKETTKTVKTKKIEKAKEVKKVKLNKEE